The following are encoded in a window of Vicugna pacos chromosome 2, VicPac4, whole genome shotgun sequence genomic DNA:
- the NOCT gene encoding nocturnin isoform X2, producing MGNGTSRLYSALAKTLNSSAASQHPEYLVAPDPEHLEPIDPKELLEECRAVLHTRPPRFQRDFVDLRADCPSSHHPPIRVMQWNILAQALGEGKDNFVQCPIEALKWEERKCLILEEILAYQPDILCLQEVDHYFDTFHPLLSRLGYQGTFFPKPWSPCLDVEHNNGPDGCALFFLQNRFKLVNSANIRLTAMTLKTNQVAIAQTLECKESSRQFCIAVTHLKARTGWERFRSAQGCDLLQNLQNITQGAKIPLIVCGDFNAEPTEEVYKHFASSSLNLNSAYKLLSADGQSEPPYTTWKIRTSGECRHTLDYIWYSKHALSVCSALDLLTEEQIGPNRLPSFNYPSDHLSLVCDFSFNEEP from the exons ATGGGAAACGGTACGAGCAGACTCTATAGTGCTCTCGCCAAGACACTGAACAGCAGCGCCGCCTCCCAGCACCCAGAGTATTTGGTGGCACCTGACCCAGAACATCTGGAGCCCATTGATCCTAAAGAGCTCCTCGAGGAATGCAGGGCTGTCCTGCACACTCGCCCTCCCCGCTTCCAGAGGGATTTTGTGGATCTGAGGGCAGACTGCCCCAGTAGCCACCACCCACCTATTAGGGTCATGCAGTGGAACATCCTCGCCCAAG CTCTTGGAGAAGGCAAAGACAACTTTGTCCAGTGCCCTATCGAAGCACTCAAGTGGGAAGAAAGGAAGTGTCTCATCCTGGAAGAAATCCTAGCCTACCAGCCCGATATCCTGTGCCTTCAAGAGGTGGACCACTATTTTGACACCTTCCACCCACTTCTCAGTAGACTGGGCTATCAAGGCACATTCTTCCCCAAGCCCTGGTCACCATGTCTAGACGTAGAACACAACAACGGGCCGGATGGCTGTGCCTTGTTTTTTCTTCAGAACCGATTCAAGCTAGTCAACAGTGCCAACATCAGGCTGACAGCCATGACTCTGAAAACCAATCAGGTGGCCATCGCCCAGACGCTGGAGTGCAAGGAGTCCAGCCGACAGTTCTGCATCGCCGTCACCCACTTAAAAGCACGTACTGGCTGGGAGCGATTTCGATCAGCTCAAGGCTGCGACCTTCTCCAGAACCTGCAGAACATCACCCAAGGAGCCAAGATTCCCCTTATTGTTTGTGGGGACTTTAATGCGGAGCCCACGGAGGAGGTCTACAAACACTTCGCTTCCTCCAGCCTCAACCTGAACAGCGCCTACAAGCTGCTGAGTGCTGATGGGCAGTCGGAGCCCCCGTACACGACCTGGAAGATCCGGACCTCAGGGGAGTGCCGGCACACCCTGGACTACATCTGGTATTCCAAGCACGCTCTCAGTGTGTGCTCGGCTCTGGATTTGCTCACCGAGGAACAGATCGGACCCAACCGCCTACCATCCTTCAATTACCCTTCAGACCACCTGTCTCTAGTGTGTGACTTCAGCTTTAATGAGGAACCTTGA
- the NOCT gene encoding nocturnin isoform X1: MYQSPRRLCSALLQRDAPGLCRPPGPRPRRRSPPPATAPRPASPRLLAAASAARGVARCCSRTVYSMGNGTSRLYSALAKTLNSSAASQHPEYLVAPDPEHLEPIDPKELLEECRAVLHTRPPRFQRDFVDLRADCPSSHHPPIRVMQWNILAQALGEGKDNFVQCPIEALKWEERKCLILEEILAYQPDILCLQEVDHYFDTFHPLLSRLGYQGTFFPKPWSPCLDVEHNNGPDGCALFFLQNRFKLVNSANIRLTAMTLKTNQVAIAQTLECKESSRQFCIAVTHLKARTGWERFRSAQGCDLLQNLQNITQGAKIPLIVCGDFNAEPTEEVYKHFASSSLNLNSAYKLLSADGQSEPPYTTWKIRTSGECRHTLDYIWYSKHALSVCSALDLLTEEQIGPNRLPSFNYPSDHLSLVCDFSFNEEP, from the exons ATGTATCAGAGCCCGCGGCGGCTCTGCTCCGCCCTGCTGCAGAGGGACGCGCCCGGCCTGTGTCGCCCGCCCGGCCCGCGGCCGCGCCGCCGCTCGCCCCCGCCCGCGACCGCCCCCCGGCCCGCGTCCCCCCGGCTACTGGCGGCGGCCTCAGCGGCCCGCGGCGTCGCGAGGTGCTGCTCCCGAACAG TGTATTCCATGGGAAACGGTACGAGCAGACTCTATAGTGCTCTCGCCAAGACACTGAACAGCAGCGCCGCCTCCCAGCACCCAGAGTATTTGGTGGCACCTGACCCAGAACATCTGGAGCCCATTGATCCTAAAGAGCTCCTCGAGGAATGCAGGGCTGTCCTGCACACTCGCCCTCCCCGCTTCCAGAGGGATTTTGTGGATCTGAGGGCAGACTGCCCCAGTAGCCACCACCCACCTATTAGGGTCATGCAGTGGAACATCCTCGCCCAAG CTCTTGGAGAAGGCAAAGACAACTTTGTCCAGTGCCCTATCGAAGCACTCAAGTGGGAAGAAAGGAAGTGTCTCATCCTGGAAGAAATCCTAGCCTACCAGCCCGATATCCTGTGCCTTCAAGAGGTGGACCACTATTTTGACACCTTCCACCCACTTCTCAGTAGACTGGGCTATCAAGGCACATTCTTCCCCAAGCCCTGGTCACCATGTCTAGACGTAGAACACAACAACGGGCCGGATGGCTGTGCCTTGTTTTTTCTTCAGAACCGATTCAAGCTAGTCAACAGTGCCAACATCAGGCTGACAGCCATGACTCTGAAAACCAATCAGGTGGCCATCGCCCAGACGCTGGAGTGCAAGGAGTCCAGCCGACAGTTCTGCATCGCCGTCACCCACTTAAAAGCACGTACTGGCTGGGAGCGATTTCGATCAGCTCAAGGCTGCGACCTTCTCCAGAACCTGCAGAACATCACCCAAGGAGCCAAGATTCCCCTTATTGTTTGTGGGGACTTTAATGCGGAGCCCACGGAGGAGGTCTACAAACACTTCGCTTCCTCCAGCCTCAACCTGAACAGCGCCTACAAGCTGCTGAGTGCTGATGGGCAGTCGGAGCCCCCGTACACGACCTGGAAGATCCGGACCTCAGGGGAGTGCCGGCACACCCTGGACTACATCTGGTATTCCAAGCACGCTCTCAGTGTGTGCTCGGCTCTGGATTTGCTCACCGAGGAACAGATCGGACCCAACCGCCTACCATCCTTCAATTACCCTTCAGACCACCTGTCTCTAGTGTGTGACTTCAGCTTTAATGAGGAACCTTGA